One window of uncultured Erythrobacter sp. genomic DNA carries:
- the pyk gene encoding pyruvate kinase, with amino-acid sequence MTKREYKRIDPRGRKVKILATIGPASRSPEMLRKLFLAGADAFRVNMSHGSHADHEQAIQSIRALEKEFSRPIAILADLQGPKLRVGTFKDDNAVIRHSGHFTLDRKDEPGDETRVQLPHPELFGILERGQRLLINDGKIRLVVKEADEDRIFCSAEVGGVISDRKGVNVPDAEVPIPALTEKDRKDLAFAVEHGADWIALSFVQRPEDLAEARKLIASHARGGKLPALCAKIEKPQALKRLDAIIELSDGIMVARGDLGVELEPQEVPPLQKKIIAATRTAGKPVIVATQMLESMIESPIPTRAEVSDVANAVYDGADAVMLSAESAAGDWPEESVAMMHSIAAQVERDEGYTERVRLLDTPPDATTADALAHSCMTIADTVPISAITVFTDSGSTARRVARERPGTPMLVLTPSMRTARRVALLWGAHAVVTRDIGSFEEMIAKGKRMALRHGFGEAGSKQIVLAGVPFGTPGATNLLHVVTLKGDELEKREG; translated from the coding sequence ATGACCAAACGCGAATACAAACGGATCGACCCACGCGGGCGCAAGGTCAAGATATTGGCGACAATCGGCCCGGCAAGCCGCTCGCCCGAAATGCTGCGCAAACTGTTTCTGGCAGGCGCAGACGCCTTTCGCGTCAACATGAGCCATGGCAGTCACGCCGATCACGAGCAGGCAATCCAGTCGATCCGCGCGCTGGAAAAGGAATTTTCCCGCCCGATTGCGATCCTTGCCGATCTGCAGGGGCCGAAACTGCGGGTCGGCACGTTCAAGGATGACAACGCCGTGATCCGCCATTCGGGTCACTTCACGCTCGACCGCAAGGATGAGCCGGGCGATGAAACCCGCGTCCAGCTGCCCCACCCTGAACTGTTCGGCATTCTCGAACGCGGCCAGCGCTTGCTCATCAATGACGGCAAGATCAGGCTGGTGGTCAAGGAAGCGGACGAAGACCGCATCTTCTGCTCGGCCGAAGTCGGCGGGGTGATCTCCGACCGCAAGGGTGTGAATGTGCCCGATGCCGAGGTTCCGATCCCAGCGCTCACCGAGAAGGATCGCAAGGATCTGGCCTTTGCGGTCGAGCATGGCGCGGACTGGATCGCGCTCAGCTTTGTCCAGCGACCCGAAGACCTTGCCGAAGCGCGCAAACTGATCGCCTCGCATGCGCGCGGAGGCAAGCTGCCTGCTTTGTGCGCCAAGATCGAAAAGCCGCAAGCGCTCAAGCGCCTCGATGCGATTATCGAGCTTTCGGACGGGATCATGGTCGCGCGCGGCGATCTGGGCGTGGAGCTGGAACCGCAGGAAGTCCCGCCGCTGCAAAAGAAGATCATCGCCGCCACGCGCACTGCGGGCAAGCCGGTGATCGTGGCGACACAAATGCTCGAAAGCATGATCGAAAGCCCGATACCGACCCGCGCCGAAGTCTCCGACGTGGCCAATGCGGTCTATGACGGCGCCGATGCGGTGATGCTCTCGGCTGAAAGCGCGGCGGGTGACTGGCCTGAGGAGTCGGTTGCGATGATGCACTCCATCGCTGCTCAGGTGGAACGCGATGAAGGCTATACCGAGCGGGTCCGCCTGCTCGATACGCCGCCTGACGCGACCACGGCAGACGCGTTGGCGCATAGCTGCATGACCATCGCCGACACCGTTCCGATCAGCGCGATCACCGTCTTCACCGATAGTGGCTCAACCGCGCGCCGGGTCGCCCGCGAGCGGCCCGGCACGCCGATGCTGGTGCTCACGCCGAGCATGCGAACGGCGCGCCGTGTCGCGCTGCTCTGGGGCGCGCATGCGGTGGTGACGCGCGACATTGGCAGCTTCGAAGAGATGATCGCGAAGGGCAAACGCATGGCCCTGCGTCACGGCTTTGGCGAAGCCGGATCGAAGCAGATCGTGCTGGCGGGCGTCCCGTTCGGCACGCCGGGCGCGACGAACCTGCTCCATGTGGTGACGTTGAAGGGCGATGAGTTGGAGAAGAGGGAGGGGTAA
- the rpoC gene encoding DNA-directed RNA polymerase subunit beta' — protein sequence MNELTKFTNQLSKPETFDQIQIGIASPERIRSWSFGEIKKPETINYRTFKPERDGLFCARIFGPVKDYECLCGKYKRMKYKGVVCEKCGVEVTVTKVRRERMGHIELAAPVAHIWFLKSLPSRIGLLLDIQLKQLERILYFESYVVIEPGLTPLEKFQLLTEDELLEAQDEYGEDAFSADIGAEAVKVMLMDLDLEQERDDLMEELATTKSALKPKKIIKRLKVVESFIDSGNRPEWMILEVIPVIPPELRPLVPLDGGRFATSDLNDLYRRVINRNNRLKRLIELRAPDIIVRNEKRMLQEAVDALFDNGRRGRVITGANKRPLKSLSDMLKGKQGRFRQNLLGKRVDYSGRSVIVTGPELKLHQCGLPKKMALELFKPFIYARLDAKGLSMTLKQAKKWVEKERKEVWDILDEVIREHPVLLNRAPTLHRLGIQAFEPVLIEGKAIQLHPLVCSAFNADFDGDQMAVHVPLSLEAQLEARVLMMSTNNILSPANGKPIIVPSQDMVLGLYYLSMERQEKTPEYLDNADGSKVEKLPRFSDMAEVHHALETKTVTLHTKILARVPQADEDGKTRMKRFETTPGRMLIGECLPNNHKVPYDIINRLLTKKDIGDVIDEVYRHTGQKDTVLFADAIMVLGFRHAFRAGISFGKDDMIIPDEKIKLVDDTKTLVAGYEQQYQDGLITQQEKYNKVIDAWSRCGDQVADAMMDRIKATPIDDDGKEAPINSIYMMSHSGARGSPAQMKQLAGMRGLMAKPSGEIIENPIISNFKEGLSVLEYFNSTHGARKGLADTALKTANSGYLTRRLVDVSQDCTIVEIDCKTDNVLEMRAIVQGGSVIASLGERILGRTVAEDILNASTDEVIAKAGTLIDEPMVKVIEAAEVQSAKIRSPLVCEADQGVCATCYGRDLARGTPVNIGEAVGVIAAQSIGEPGTQLTMRTFHIGGAAQLNETSHLEAISDGTIELRDMPTIVDKKGRILSLARNGEIAVIDAEGREREMHKVPYGTVIMFKHGAKVKEGDRLAEWDPFTLPIITEQSGVVRYQDLVEGTTLEEQTDDATGIAQRVVTENRATGRKKKEELRPRMTLLSEGQTDADETEAQRYMLAPGTTLSVEDGQTVDAGDILARASREAAKTRDITGGLPRVAELFEARMPKDVSVIAKISGKIEFVREYKAKRKIAIVPEEGDAVEYLIPKTKVIDVQEGDFVKKGDTLISGSPNPHDILEVMGIEALAEYLVNEIQEVYRLQGVKINDKHIEVIVRQMLQKVEITNGGDTTLLPGEQVDLAEMQEYNAKLGKGKQPAEGTPILLGITKASLQTRSFISAASFQETTRVLTQASVEGKKDTLIGLKENVIVGRLIPAGTGAGMNRMRVTASSRDAALKAAWKKQQDKLAAANEAAATAAVAEPEPAADPVSSEEAMKAAMGGGGDSAE from the coding sequence ATGAACGAACTGACCAAATTCACCAACCAGCTGTCCAAGCCGGAAACCTTTGACCAGATCCAGATCGGGATCGCTTCGCCAGAGCGTATTCGCAGCTGGTCTTTCGGCGAGATCAAGAAGCCGGAAACCATCAACTACCGCACGTTCAAGCCCGAGCGTGACGGCTTGTTCTGCGCGCGCATCTTCGGTCCGGTAAAGGACTACGAATGCCTGTGCGGCAAGTACAAGCGCATGAAGTACAAAGGCGTCGTCTGCGAAAAGTGCGGCGTCGAGGTTACCGTCACCAAGGTGCGCCGCGAGCGTATGGGCCACATCGAGCTCGCTGCTCCTGTGGCTCACATCTGGTTCCTCAAGTCGCTGCCTTCGCGCATCGGCCTGCTGCTCGACATCCAGCTGAAACAGCTTGAGCGCATCCTCTATTTCGAAAGCTATGTGGTGATCGAGCCGGGCCTGACCCCGCTTGAGAAATTCCAGCTGCTGACCGAAGACGAACTGCTCGAAGCACAGGACGAATACGGCGAAGACGCGTTCTCCGCTGACATCGGTGCAGAGGCTGTTAAGGTCATGCTGATGGATCTCGACCTCGAGCAAGAGCGCGACGATCTGATGGAAGAGCTTGCGACTACGAAGTCCGCGCTCAAGCCGAAGAAGATCATCAAGCGTCTCAAGGTCGTCGAAAGCTTCATCGATTCAGGCAACCGCCCCGAATGGATGATCCTCGAAGTGATCCCCGTGATCCCGCCCGAGCTGCGCCCGCTGGTGCCGCTGGATGGTGGCCGTTTCGCGACGTCGGATCTCAACGATCTCTATCGCCGCGTCATCAACCGTAACAATCGTTTGAAGCGTCTGATCGAGCTGCGCGCACCGGACATCATCGTCCGCAATGAAAAGCGTATGCTGCAGGAAGCCGTTGACGCGCTGTTCGACAATGGCCGCCGCGGCCGCGTCATCACGGGTGCGAACAAGCGTCCGCTGAAGTCGCTGTCCGACATGCTCAAGGGTAAGCAGGGCCGCTTCCGCCAGAACCTTCTGGGTAAGCGCGTCGACTATTCGGGCCGTTCGGTCATCGTGACCGGTCCCGAGCTCAAGCTGCACCAATGCGGCCTGCCCAAGAAGATGGCGCTCGAACTGTTCAAGCCGTTCATCTACGCCCGCCTCGACGCCAAGGGTCTTTCGATGACCCTGAAGCAGGCTAAGAAATGGGTCGAGAAAGAGCGCAAGGAAGTCTGGGACATCCTCGACGAAGTGATCCGCGAGCACCCGGTTCTGCTGAACCGCGCGCCGACGCTTCACCGTCTTGGCATCCAGGCATTCGAGCCGGTTCTGATCGAAGGTAAGGCGATCCAGCTTCACCCGCTGGTCTGCTCGGCCTTTAACGCCGACTTTGACGGTGACCAGATGGCGGTCCACGTGCCGCTTTCGCTGGAAGCCCAGCTCGAAGCGCGCGTGCTGATGATGTCGACCAACAACATCCTCTCGCCCGCCAACGGTAAGCCGATCATCGTTCCTTCGCAGGACATGGTTCTGGGCCTCTATTATCTGTCGATGGAGCGTCAGGAAAAGACGCCTGAATATCTCGACAATGCAGACGGCTCCAAGGTCGAGAAGCTCCCGCGCTTCTCCGACATGGCTGAAGTGCACCACGCGCTCGAAACCAAGACAGTAACGCTGCACACCAAAATTCTCGCCCGCGTTCCGCAGGCCGATGAAGATGGTAAGACGCGCATGAAGCGTTTCGAAACGACGCCGGGCCGGATGCTGATCGGTGAATGTCTGCCGAACAACCACAAGGTGCCTTACGACATCATCAACCGCCTTCTGACCAAGAAGGATATCGGTGACGTGATCGACGAAGTGTATCGTCACACCGGCCAGAAGGACACGGTGCTGTTCGCTGACGCGATCATGGTGCTGGGCTTCCGCCACGCATTCCGCGCCGGTATCTCCTTCGGCAAGGATGACATGATCATCCCTGACGAGAAGATCAAACTGGTCGATGACACCAAGACCCTGGTTGCTGGCTATGAACAGCAATATCAGGACGGTCTCATCACTCAGCAGGAAAAGTACAACAAGGTGATCGACGCCTGGAGCCGCTGTGGTGACCAAGTGGCGGACGCCATGATGGACCGGATTAAGGCAACTCCGATTGACGACGACGGCAAGGAAGCGCCGATCAACTCGATCTATATGATGAGCCACTCCGGTGCGCGTGGTTCGCCTGCGCAGATGAAGCAGCTTGCCGGTATGCGCGGCCTTATGGCCAAGCCGTCGGGCGAGATCATCGAGAACCCGATCATCTCGAACTTCAAGGAAGGCCTGTCCGTTCTTGAATACTTCAACTCCACCCACGGCGCGCGTAAGGGCCTGGCCGATACCGCACTCAAGACGGCGAACTCGGGTTACCTGACCCGCCGTCTGGTTGACGTGTCGCAGGACTGCACCATCGTCGAGATCGACTGTAAGACCGATAACGTGCTCGAAATGCGCGCTATCGTTCAGGGCGGTTCGGTCATTGCATCTTTGGGTGAGCGTATTCTGGGCCGCACCGTGGCCGAGGATATCCTCAACGCATCGACCGATGAAGTGATCGCCAAGGCTGGCACGCTGATCGACGAACCGATGGTGAAAGTGATCGAAGCGGCTGAAGTCCAGTCCGCCAAGATCCGCTCACCGCTGGTCTGTGAAGCCGATCAGGGCGTTTGCGCGACCTGCTATGGCCGTGATCTTGCTCGCGGTACTCCGGTGAATATCGGTGAAGCTGTCGGCGTTATCGCTGCACAGTCGATCGGTGAGCCGGGCACTCAGCTGACCATGCGTACCTTCCACATTGGCGGCGCGGCGCAGCTCAACGAAACTTCGCATCTTGAAGCGATTTCGGATGGCACGATCGAATTGCGCGACATGCCGACCATCGTCGACAAGAAGGGCCGTATCCTCAGCCTTGCACGCAACGGTGAGATTGCCGTGATCGACGCCGAAGGGCGCGAGCGTGAAATGCACAAGGTGCCTTACGGTACCGTCATCATGTTCAAGCATGGTGCGAAGGTGAAGGAAGGCGACCGCCTTGCTGAATGGGATCCGTTCACGCTGCCGATCATCACCGAGCAATCGGGCGTTGTGCGGTATCAGGATCTTGTCGAAGGCACGACGCTGGAAGAGCAGACCGACGATGCAACGGGTATCGCCCAGCGTGTTGTGACTGAAAACCGCGCCACCGGCCGCAAGAAGAAAGAAGAGCTGCGCCCGCGTATGACTCTCCTTTCCGAAGGTCAGACCGATGCCGACGAAACCGAAGCGCAGCGTTACATGCTCGCACCGGGCACGACGCTTTCGGTTGAAGACGGTCAGACGGTTGATGCGGGTGACATTCTCGCACGTGCTTCGCGTGAAGCTGCCAAGACGCGCGACATCACCGGCGGTCTGCCGCGTGTTGCCGAGCTGTTCGAAGCGCGCATGCCGAAGGACGTTTCGGTCATCGCCAAAATCTCGGGCAAGATTGAATTTGTCCGCGAATACAAGGCCAAGCGCAAGATCGCGATTGTGCCGGAAGAAGGCGATGCAGTCGAATATCTGATTCCCAAGACCAAGGTGATCGACGTGCAGGAAGGCGACTTCGTGAAGAAGGGGGACACCCTGATTTCCGGCTCGCCCAACCCGCATGACATTCTGGAAGTGATGGGGATTGAGGCCTTGGCCGAATATCTCGTCAACGAAATCCAGGAAGTTTACCGACTGCAGGGCGTGAAGATCAACGACAAGCACATCGAGGTGATCGTTCGCCAGATGCTGCAGAAGGTTGAAATCACCAATGGCGGCGACACGACATTGTTGCCGGGCGAACAGGTCGATCTGGCCGAGATGCAAGAATACAATGCCAAGCTGGGCAAGGGTAAGCAGCCTGCCGAAGGCACGCCGATCCTGCTGGGCATCACCAAGGCATCGCTGCAGACCCGCAGCTTCATCTCTGCCGCATCGTTCCAGGAAACGACCCGCGTTCTCACCCAGGCTTCGGTCGAGGGTAAGAAGGACACGCTGATCGGTCTGAAGGAAAATGTGATCGTGGGCCGTCTCATCCCCGCCGGTACCGGCGCGGGTATGAACCGGATGCGCGTCACCGCCTCCAGCCGCGACGCTGCGCTGAAAGCCGCCTGGAAGAAGCAGCAGGACAAGCTCGCTGCCGCCAACGAAGCTGCGGCTACTGCCGCCGTTGCCGAGCCCGAACCCGCCGCCGATCCGGTTTCCTCCGAGGAAGCCATGAAGGCAGCCATGGGCGGCGGCGGAGACAGCGCCGAATAA
- a CDS encoding adenylate/guanylate cyclase domain-containing protein produces the protein MKADAEILEEPVPEHELPGNVAVFCGHMFNTGSEAEVDLAKRISDQLEKLDIAVGYGPLACGADILVAEALIARGAELNVVLPFAEKDFIEESVLCGGEGWRARYQACRDAAASISFATPSDYVGDDNQFAYNTLYAMGLAVLRSQKRDCEAFQIAIVSDQFASFSATGIAGTKADMRLWQALGRESIPIPTGPVPRDLKFPKRDKVGDGTRREIRSILFADYKGFSRIGERELPDFMNIIMGRIAQVLHDFGDHVEFRNTWGDAIYAIVDEPRTAAAIALKLQDELADIPPGLIPDGAAAGMRLGVHYGPIWVGTDRITGNRLWYGGEVNRTARIEPVTPVGGVYCTESFAAALLMDDCKECTFTSVGRVKLPKNYGVVELYRLEGA, from the coding sequence ATGAAGGCGGACGCCGAAATTCTCGAAGAGCCCGTTCCCGAACACGAGCTGCCCGGCAATGTCGCGGTCTTTTGCGGGCATATGTTCAACACCGGCAGCGAGGCCGAAGTGGATCTCGCCAAGCGGATCAGCGACCAGCTCGAAAAGCTCGACATCGCGGTTGGCTATGGCCCGCTTGCCTGCGGAGCGGATATTCTCGTTGCTGAAGCGCTGATCGCGCGTGGGGCGGAGCTTAATGTCGTGCTTCCCTTTGCCGAGAAGGATTTCATCGAGGAAAGCGTGCTGTGCGGCGGGGAAGGATGGCGCGCGCGCTATCAGGCCTGCCGCGATGCAGCTGCATCAATCAGCTTTGCCACGCCCAGCGACTATGTCGGCGATGACAATCAATTCGCCTACAATACGCTTTACGCCATGGGTCTTGCGGTTCTTCGCTCGCAAAAGCGCGATTGCGAGGCCTTTCAGATTGCAATTGTGTCAGACCAGTTTGCGAGCTTCTCGGCCACAGGCATTGCGGGAACCAAGGCAGATATGCGGCTATGGCAGGCATTGGGGCGCGAAAGCATCCCGATCCCCACAGGCCCAGTCCCGCGCGATCTCAAATTCCCCAAGCGCGACAAGGTCGGTGACGGCACGCGGCGTGAGATCCGGTCAATCCTGTTCGCCGATTACAAGGGTTTCTCGCGCATCGGCGAGCGCGAACTGCCCGATTTCATGAACATCATCATGGGCCGCATCGCGCAGGTGCTGCACGATTTCGGTGACCATGTGGAGTTTCGCAACACTTGGGGAGATGCGATTTACGCCATCGTCGATGAGCCGCGCACAGCGGCTGCGATTGCGCTGAAACTGCAGGACGAGCTGGCCGATATTCCTCCCGGCCTGATCCCCGATGGCGCTGCAGCCGGAATGCGGCTGGGCGTGCATTACGGGCCGATCTGGGTCGGGACCGACCGCATCACCGGCAACCGGCTATGGTATGGCGGCGAAGTCAATCGCACCGCGCGGATCGAGCCGGTAACGCCGGTCGGCGGCGTCTATTGCACGGAGAGCTTTGCTGCCGCGTTGCTGATGGATGACTGCAAGGAATGCACCTTCACATCCGTAGGCCGGGTGAAGCTGCCCAAGAATTACGGCGTGGTCGAACTTTACCGGCTCGAAGGCGCGTAA
- a CDS encoding DoxX family protein: protein MLIVFGLLALLSLAAGGAKLAAMPQEVEFFSALGLDTFWLHALGAVQVAGAIACILPATRKIGAFAVATGFGFSAAMIFATGNMMFGAISLVPMVLMLLTGRKLAA, encoded by the coding sequence TTGCTTATTGTTTTCGGATTGCTGGCGCTGCTCAGCCTTGCTGCGGGCGGGGCAAAACTGGCTGCAATGCCGCAGGAAGTGGAGTTTTTCAGCGCGCTCGGCCTCGACACATTCTGGCTCCACGCCTTGGGCGCTGTGCAAGTTGCAGGGGCCATTGCTTGCATTCTGCCCGCCACCCGAAAGATCGGCGCGTTCGCAGTCGCAACCGGGTTTGGCTTTTCAGCGGCGATGATCTTTGCGACCGGCAACATGATGTTCGGTGCGATCTCGCTGGTGCCGATGGTGTTGATGCTGCTGACTGGCCGCAAACTAGCAGCCTAG
- the gltX gene encoding glutamate--tRNA ligase translates to MSHTTRFAPSPTGRLHVGNIRTALHNWMLAQKAGGDFILRIDDTDAARSREEYVEAIRADLAWLGIEATREERQSQRLDRYQAAFDALRNAGRIYPAYETSQELELKRKVQLGRGLPPIYDRAALDLTEEQRAAKEAEGIAPHWRFKLDHDEAIAWEDGVRGKASFDPATLSDPVIRRADGSWLYMLPSTVDDVDMGVTQVLRGEDHVSNTAVQIQMFTAMGATPPAFAHEALLVGKEGKLSKRLGSLGCDAFRERGIEPEAIIALLARLGTSLPVEPIADRAELLDTFDLSTFGRAPAKFDDADLERVNTAIVHAMPFEAVKHRLPEGMDEAGWHAVQPNVSNMSEVGEWWRLVTGPIQQPGFSEDDRAFLAQAADALVWGDDPWRALTSALKEATGRKGKQLFLPLRQALTGMDHGPDMGELLPLIGEGEARARLEKAGG, encoded by the coding sequence ATGAGTCACACCACGCGTTTCGCCCCCTCTCCGACCGGCCGCCTACATGTCGGCAATATCCGCACTGCGCTGCATAACTGGATGCTCGCGCAAAAGGCGGGCGGGGATTTCATCCTGCGCATCGACGACACCGATGCCGCGCGCAGTCGCGAGGAATATGTCGAAGCGATCCGCGCAGACCTTGCATGGCTGGGGATCGAGGCAACGCGCGAAGAACGCCAGTCGCAGCGGCTTGATCGCTATCAAGCGGCGTTCGATGCGTTGCGCAATGCGGGCCGGATCTATCCCGCCTATGAAACCAGCCAAGAGCTTGAGCTAAAGCGCAAGGTCCAACTGGGGCGCGGTCTGCCGCCGATCTATGACCGCGCGGCGCTGGACCTGACCGAGGAGCAGCGCGCCGCGAAGGAGGCAGAGGGCATCGCTCCGCACTGGCGCTTCAAGCTTGACCATGACGAGGCGATTGCATGGGAAGACGGCGTGCGCGGAAAGGCGAGCTTCGACCCCGCAACGCTCTCCGACCCCGTGATCCGCCGCGCCGACGGTTCGTGGCTCTATATGCTGCCCAGCACGGTGGACGATGTCGATATGGGCGTCACCCAAGTCTTGCGCGGCGAGGACCATGTCTCGAACACCGCGGTGCAAATCCAGATGTTCACCGCGATGGGAGCCACACCGCCCGCCTTTGCGCACGAAGCGCTGCTGGTGGGCAAAGAGGGCAAGCTCTCCAAACGCCTCGGCTCGCTGGGCTGCGATGCCTTCCGCGAGCGCGGGATCGAACCCGAAGCGATCATCGCCTTGCTGGCGCGTCTCGGCACTTCGCTCCCCGTGGAGCCGATTGCGGATCGCGCTGAGCTGCTCGACACATTCGACCTTTCGACTTTTGGCCGTGCGCCGGCGAAATTCGACGATGCTGATCTGGAGCGGGTCAACACCGCGATTGTCCACGCCATGCCGTTCGAGGCGGTGAAGCACCGCCTGCCCGAAGGGATGGACGAGGCCGGCTGGCACGCGGTGCAGCCCAATGTCTCCAATATGAGCGAAGTCGGAGAGTGGTGGCGGCTCGTCACCGGCCCGATTCAGCAGCCGGGGTTCTCCGAAGACGACCGCGCGTTTCTGGCGCAGGCCGCCGATGCGCTTGTCTGGGGCGATGACCCGTGGCGCGCGCTCACTTCTGCGCTCAAGGAGGCGACCGGCCGCAAGGGCAAGCAGTTGTTCCTGCCGCTACGCCAAGCGCTTACCGGCATGGACCACGGACCCGATATGGGCGAGCTGTTGCCGCTGATTGGTGAAGGCGAAGCGCGGGCGCGGCTCGAAAAGGCGGGCGGCTAG
- a CDS encoding DUF1244 domain-containing protein, producing the protein MEADSGSIEQLDDAIAAEAFRRLVRHLQHRHDAQNIELMGLAGFCRNCLADWIRDAGFDGDKAAARELIHGMPMDEWKATRQTPATEAQLAAMEASVKKNVR; encoded by the coding sequence ATGGAAGCAGATTCGGGCTCGATAGAGCAGTTGGACGATGCGATTGCAGCCGAGGCATTCCGGCGGCTGGTGCGGCATTTGCAGCATCGCCACGATGCGCAGAATATCGAGTTGATGGGGCTGGCGGGCTTCTGCCGGAATTGCCTCGCCGACTGGATCCGCGATGCGGGCTTTGACGGCGACAAGGCCGCCGCGCGCGAGCTGATCCACGGCATGCCGATGGATGAATGGAAGGCGACCCGCCAGACGCCCGCAACAGAGGCGCAACTGGCGGCGATGGAAGCGAGCGTGAAGAAGAACGTGAGGTAG